DNA from Pelagibacterium nitratireducens:
TTCGCTCGAGGCGCAGACGCGTGCCACCAATATTTCTCCCAAGGCGTAAGGATATATCGACATGACCCGGAAACTGCGCGTCGGCGTGATCGGAGCCGGCATCGCCCAACGGCATCTGGCAGGCTACAACTGGAACAAGGATCTGTTCGAGGTTCCGGTGCTGTGCTCTCTCGATGAGGACCGCGGCCGCAAGGCGGTCGCCGAATTCGGCGTTGGCGCGTTCACCAACGACGTCGATACCCTCTTTGCCCGCGACGACATCGACATCATCGATGTCAGCACTCCGCCTGATTCCCATTTCGAGCTGTCCAAGCGCGCCATAGAGGCCGGCAAGCACGTGATCTGCGAAAAGCCTCTGTTCGGTTCGATCGCCGATGTCGACAGGATGGTCGAGATCGTGTCGAAAACCGATCGAAAGTTCATGCCCATTTTCCAGTATCGTTACGGGTCGGGCCTGCAAAAGCTGAAGCGCCTGATCGCACTCGGCCTGACCGGCAAGCCCTTTCTCACCACCATCGAGACCCATTGGTGGCGCGGGCCGGCCTATTACGACGTGCCCTGGCGCGGAAAGTGGGCGAGCGAGCTGGGGGGCGGGCTGCTGGGCCACGCCATCCACGCCCACGACATGCTCAACTATGTCCACGGCGCCTGCGCGGAAGTCTTTGCCTATGGCGAAACGCTGGTGAACAGGATCGAAGTCGAGGACACCATGGCGCTTTCGGTCAAGATGGCCAATGGCTCTCTTGCGGCGCTGTCCATGACGCTGGGCTCGCGCAAGGAGATTTCCCGCCTCCGCTTCTGTTTCGCCGACATGGTCGCCGAAAGCATTCTCGAGCCCTATACAATGGGCCGCGACCCCTGGGTTTTTACGGCGGGCGATCCCGACCATCAGGCCAAGATTGACTCTGCGCTGGCACAATACGAGGTTGCAGAGGACGGCTACACACGCCAGTTCGAACTCTTCCATGACGCCATCGTCAATGACGGCGAACCGCCTGTAACCCTCGAGGACGCGCGCAATTCGCTGGAACTGGTCACCGCCGCGTATTATTCCCAGCGCACTGGCCAGCCGACGCAGCTTCCTATAACGCCCGATCACCCGCTCTACACATCATGGTTGCCATGAACAGAAAAACCGCCCAGCAAGGAGACGCGACCATCACAGATGATTTCGCCCCGCGTTTGTTCGCTGGACAGCGGCTCTATCAGATCGTCGCGCGCCGCATCGCCCGCATGATCGAAGCCAATGCTGGAAATTCGGGTTGGCACATGCCATCAGAACGCGAACTGGCCGAAGAACTCGAAGTCAGCCGTCCGGTGGTGCGTGAGGCGGTGATCGCGCTCGAAATGCGCGGCATCGTCGAGGTGCGCGGTCGGGCCGGAATCATGGTTCTGCCGGCGCGTTCCGGCCAGATCAATTTCGACCTGGCCGGTGTCGACACCGGCCCTGGCCCCTTTGAACTGCTCGAAGCACGACTGGCGATCGAGTCGAGTGCAGCGGCCCTGGCTGCGGAACGCGCGACCTCATATGACATCATGATGCTCGAGGAATGCATCGCACAGATGGAAAAGGAAACCGAAGTTGTCCTGCTCCAGGAAAAGGGCGACCGCGATTTCCACATGACCATCGCCAAAATGACCAACAATGCCATCATCATATCCATGATCGAGGCCTTGTGGAGCCAGCGCGACGAATCGGTGATGTGGAAAAAGCTGCACGAGCACATCCATGCCGAGAGCGTCCGGCCCTTGTGGATAGGAGACCATCACTCGATCGTCTCCGCCCTGCGCATGCGCCACCCCGATGCCGCCTACAAAGCCATGTCGCGACACATCCGCAATGTGATCAACGAGCTATTGGAAGCTGACGAAAGGGGACGGTTCGCTCCCTGAAGCCCCACAGAGCCGCGGCGCGGGGCATTTTCCATGGCCCGCTCGCTCGATGTCGCCGACAAACGACGATGCCTGTGCGAAAACGCCTTGGATCAAGTCGGGTTTTCACCATCGCGGCCCTTGGGCTTTGCATCGCGGCAACCAATGATGGATGTGCCCGACGCACGTTGATTTTTCGCTTCAAATTTCGAACCCGTCGCGAAATGCGTGCCGATGTCTCTCATATTCTCTCGCTGAAATTCCGGGCACCCCTTCGAACGAACGGGGACGTGTTCACAGGTCTGGCGTAGCCTCCTCAATGAAAAGGGAGCCGGCATTCGAACCACCGGGTGCCCATTGCTTGAGAGACAACCGCGTGAAGAGAACAGCAGTTGCCTTGTCTGTGCTGTCAGGCTTTTTGCCTTTCACAGCATCCGCTGCAGAAGATTGGACAGTCGTGCGTGACGACCGGCAGCAGCTTTCGTGCGTTGCGGAAAGCACCGGCGGAGCGGTTGTTGCCGCGGACGATGCAAGCGTTTTGGGCAGCGCTGGCTGGCCCGCTGCCCGGGAGCGGGAAGCGGCCCAGGACCCCGACCGGATTTTGGCCCGCCCGGCAGGTGCGGCAACGGAACTCACCCTGTCCGATACACCTGGGCAGGATGACGCATGTTTTCTTTATCTGGACGAGCGGACCGCTGCTGGGCGCGCGATCGAGGGCGTCAGGCAATAAATTCCCGGCGCTCGTCATACCAAGGAGGATGCCCATGCGCATCGTGACCACTTTTGCTGCCTGCCTGTCTTTGGCCGCCATACCTGCCCTGGCGGCAGAGCCCGGCGGTACGATGACCGGGACGATCAACGGTGAGAATGTTGAGCTCACCGTCTTTGCCCAGCAGTCGGACTACGGAAATTCGCACATCTCGCTTTACATCATCGGTGATGGACTGAGTGAGCGCGGTCTTGGCGCCATGGGCCTGGGGGCCGAATGGCTGGGCGAGCTCAACGGAGAGTTCTCCCACGCCGAGGCCAGCATGGGCATGCATTCAAACCCCCTGCGCCTCTATTATGGCGACAACGACGAGGGACTGTCGGTGACCCTTGAGAGCTTCATCTATGTGGGCGAATTGTTGGAGATCACCGGTCGGGTTGAGGGGACCCTGACCAATGTGGACAAGGTCGGCCACAGAAACCCCGACCCTGACGATACGCTCAGCATCGATTTGATGTTCGATGCCGTTCTCGAGTGAGGACGGCCACGATGTTTCGCACGTTTTTCCTTATCATCGTTTTGTTTCTCGGCGCCGCGGTTCAGGCCCATGCCCAATCGGGCGATGAAGACTGCCCAACGGCGCCGACGGACCTGCTGGCAGGGCTCGATGGCACATGGTCGGTTCAGCAGGGTGCGGGGGTGATGATCGTTCCGGTCATGGGGGCCATGCCGTTGCCTGCGCATGCACCCTTGCGCCTGACGATGGCCCACGACCCGGCAACCGGCACATCGCAATTGACCGGCAGCGGGCCGGACGAACAGTTGATCATGATTGCGACCCATGAATCGCTGGTCCCGCAAATCCGGGAACTGGTGAGCGCGGCGGACAAGGAAGACCTTCTCAATACCGGGGAAGGCTGCGACTGGTATGCGCTGCCTCTGATGGTCGGGACGAGAACCTATTCGCTTGACGCGCCCGCATCATCTGAAACCGGAACCGTTATTGCGCTGGCTCTTCCGGAGGTCTCGCCGGAATCCGCGCCTATGTTTGCGCCTGTTGCATGTCTGACCAGCCGGGACAAGCAGGGCATTGTTGATTTCCTGGGAGAGAGGAGTCAAGCCGCGTTCGGCGCTCTTGGACGCATAGCGTCTTCTGGAAAACTGTACGTGCAGCATGATGCGGACTGTAACGCCAGCCCGGCCAGTTCCGGCGACATGACCATGACTTTGCTGGTCAAGTTCCAAACCCCTAGTTCCGGCACCGGAATGGTTATCTTCGAAGTCAACCAGAACGGGACACGCGCGATAGCAAAAGCGCCGGTGACAATGAGCCGATAATCCATACGCCAGCACCGCTGCGCCGGCGCCAGGCCCGTTCGCGGTTCGGGCCATGATCCTAAAAGGGAAACAGACAATGCCTCGCCACCTTTCACCCAATCTCGCAATGACAGCGTTGAGCGCGGTGCTTGCCGTGTGCCTTTTGTCCGTGCCCGCTT
Protein-coding regions in this window:
- a CDS encoding Gfo/Idh/MocA family oxidoreductase, producing the protein MTRKLRVGVIGAGIAQRHLAGYNWNKDLFEVPVLCSLDEDRGRKAVAEFGVGAFTNDVDTLFARDDIDIIDVSTPPDSHFELSKRAIEAGKHVICEKPLFGSIADVDRMVEIVSKTDRKFMPIFQYRYGSGLQKLKRLIALGLTGKPFLTTIETHWWRGPAYYDVPWRGKWASELGGGLLGHAIHAHDMLNYVHGACAEVFAYGETLVNRIEVEDTMALSVKMANGSLAALSMTLGSRKEISRLRFCFADMVAESILEPYTMGRDPWVFTAGDPDHQAKIDSALAQYEVAEDGYTRQFELFHDAIVNDGEPPVTLEDARNSLELVTAAYYSQRTGQPTQLPITPDHPLYTSWLP
- a CDS encoding FadR/GntR family transcriptional regulator; the encoded protein is MNRKTAQQGDATITDDFAPRLFAGQRLYQIVARRIARMIEANAGNSGWHMPSERELAEELEVSRPVVREAVIALEMRGIVEVRGRAGIMVLPARSGQINFDLAGVDTGPGPFELLEARLAIESSAAALAAERATSYDIMMLEECIAQMEKETEVVLLQEKGDRDFHMTIAKMTNNAIIISMIEALWSQRDESVMWKKLHEHIHAESVRPLWIGDHHSIVSALRMRHPDAAYKAMSRHIRNVINELLEADERGRFAP